Below is a window of Pochonia chlamydosporia 170 chromosome 7, whole genome shotgun sequence DNA.
CGACGTTGTTAGCTGTTGTTAGCGCATCTCAGACACGGCGATCTTTTCATGTTCCATGGGGTAAGTAATCATGCTGCAATAGGAGTCAAGGTAGTAATAATGCTTGCTGCGTTGCTTTGAAGCTGTGGAGTACTTCCACGTCCATCCATCTCGACAATGGCACGACCGTTGAGTTGACCTTGACCCTGGTCTGGCCGTTTTGcctgcatgcatgcatgggCGTTGTTCTGCGTCCTCTACACTCACatgtatgtactccgtactcaaGTAAAAGTATGAATATATgaatgtacggagtactccgcATGTATTAACATCTGCGTATGAATATACTTGAGTCTAGGTACGTAAAGTATGTACGTACTCTGTCCATGCACTTCACCTCGTGCTCGTGtcttcaaatgtcaactCATCCATGCCAAGTTCCGAATGTCATCCATCCCTCTCCACATTGGCCACACAAATTACACATTGACATGTTATTCCTCGACACCTTGAAACTTTAAAAGTACTTGACCCGTCATGACCGACCAGCACTCAATTTCTTTTTCCCCTTGGCCTCACAcacacatacatacatatacATCGAGTACCGTGACGTTGCCTTGGATGCGACTCTATTTCTCCGCTTTGATGCCCACGACCGCAAAGAAGCGACACACTACTTATTAATTAAGTAGACATCACCGACCACTTCACCGACCACACCATCgaccacatccacatccacgtTGACCACACCCATGCAACATAAACGTTCGACAATAGATACCTTGACCCATCCTTGTCGCCCATCTCCACGTTTTTCATCGCTGCCTTTGTCTCAGCAGTCAGGCCCGAGTGTGTCCTCTGCTCAAGTCTGCAGCTTGacagcttctgcttcctcgGCGTGCCGGCGGCATTCTGCGTCTGGGACTTTGTTCCAGAATACTTGGGCTTTCACGACGTTACTTTGCCTCTCAAAGctttttcattttctttctCATCATAACTTTCACTTTTTTCATCTTCACGTTTTTCAAAGTCGACAATCGCCTGCCCCGTCTCACCCTTCGCCTCGCCGACCTACTTTTATGATCCCTCTCaattttgtatttttttAATCTTGTTATATTATCTAtttattattttttttttcccacccttggtcttggtcttgatccGTGCCCAACCAATTCTCATTACTCACAAAGCGCCGCGCCTGACCAACATTCATTCTCCGGCCAGTCCAAGCACAGACTCGGGCacattcattcatccattcattcattcactCGCACACTACGCTGCCAAGAATATTCTAGCctccttctttctctcctctttctcagcactggaccagaccaggcatCCTTGTTTCCCAGCCTCTGCGTGGCCTGCAACAATTTGATCCGCCTGCTTAAgtcgtcttgtcaagactGCATCTACATCCTTTATATCCTTTGCCAAGCAGCGTTGTCAATACACCACGtctttgctttgccttgttctgCCCTTCTCTGCTTTCTCCTCGCCACGTTAGGAGCGACTGGTACCTCGGCCTTCCTCTTGAAACGAGAATTGTCTCCTTGCCGCGTTGGGCTTGCTCATTGTCCTTGGAAGGCCCAACCATGCTGAGTAGGCATTTATAAAATTCACTTTTTACTCATTGGAATTTTCTGTCCCTCCATCTCTGCGTTTCCTCACTTTTTCTTGCTCCGTTTCTGCCGCAACAAACGGGagggtgtctggtgtctggaaGGATCGGGGAGGTCAATGCACCAGACGACGCAGCACGGCCGAGGGATAAAAAAGAATTTGATATTTTGTTTCAAAACAGCCGCCATTTGACAAATCCCCCATTGACTCCTTCCCAGGCAAACGTCTCGTTCGACTCGGGGACAAGTTTGTCTTGGGGGCCAGCCGGCCTGGGGGACTGGTGAACCACCAAGGAGGTCCCTTTTAATATCTTTGATAAACTCGACAAAGTTTTCTCAATGGTGGAACCTAACATCATGAACGACGATGACTCTACCTTTGGGGAAGCACCCTCCAACGCGAGCACCTCCATCCGCAGCTCCATCACCCGCTACGAATGGAAGCACAACCGCCGATATCACGCCTACCAAGCCGGGGCGTACCCCTTCCCCAACGACGAGCGCGAGCAAGACCGTCTGGACATGCTGCACTACGCCATGACGCGGCTCCTCGACGACAGGCTCTTCCTGGCGCCCATCCAGCCCGACGGCATGAGGATCCTCGACGTCGGCACCGGAACGGGACTCTGGCCCATCCAAATGGGCGACTTATACGCCGGAGCCGCCATCACCGGCAACGACCTCAGCCCCATCCAACCGACCTGGGTGCCTACCAACGTCAACTTCCTCATAGACGACGTCGAGCTGGACTGGATCGAGACAAACAAGTACGACTACATCCACTGCCGGTGCATGGCCGCCTCCATAAAAGACTGGCCACGCCTCCTTCGCCAGATTCACAACGCCCTGAAGCCAGGGGGATGGGTGGAATTCCAGGACTTCACACCGCActtcgactttgaagacGGTTCCGTCGCCGCAGACCACCCCAACCACCCCATCATACAGCTCTTCGACGCGCTGGCGCAGGCGTGCGCCAAGACCGGAAGAATACTCGACATGGTGCCTTACATCCGACGCTGGTGCACCGACGCGGGCTTCCCGACCGTCGACCGGCATTCCTTTCGAGTGCCCGTCGGCAAGTGGCCCAAGGACCAGCGGAGCAAGGAGATTGGGTCGATGATGGCGGTCAATCTCTGCGATGGGGTGGATGGCATGACGGCCGTGTTGCTGAGGGACGTGCTGGGCTGGTCGGCCGAGGAGGTGGAGATGCTGAACGCAAGTGTGAGGAGTTCCACGAGGTCGGACCCCAAGCTTATTTGTGGGTTTGAAGTTTTCCTGGCACAAAAGAGCAAATGACTTTGGGGGCGTTTCgtttgtttctttctttctcttcttttgtttcATCTTATAGCGCGGCGTTGTGGGCATAGCGACTGGATTTGGGATGGGCTGTGTGTGGTTTGAGCATCGGCGGATTTAGACTTACATGGCCGGAGCTTGGATCAGTTCAAGCGGCTAACATGGTTGAACAATTGGGGGTTGAGATGGCAAATGCATTGGAGAAGCCTCTAGCTATATGTCTACAGAGTCAGACTTGTATCGTATTTACATGTCTGTAGACACGTCTTACACCAGCGTACTAGGCATCATGATGCCACACGTGACTTGGCGTTGCTGTTGGGATTCATCTCAGGGGGAAATATAACTAGATTGTTGAAAATAGAAGCAATACAATCTATGTTTCGATTGAAACCATACTGCAAATGTGAGTGTCCAGCTAAATGTACACCAACAAACAGTTGGTTCTCACATCCTTCTTGGGAGGCTACCTTGATCATGAAGGGCTGCTGTGAATGTCAGAAACAGTGTTCACTTGTATTGTCTAGGCAAGGCGGAAGCATCCTCGTCAAGTAGGTAACCGTAGAACATCATAAATTGTTTATACCATGTTGCTAGTACAGTAGCAACACAACGCCtatccaacaccaagtcAAACCTCTGcgccaaacccaaaccaaaaacacaaatgcaaatgcagctACTCAAACGATCCCCTGCCCAATATCCCACCAACCATGCCTATCCTCCCCTTTGCGCCCTTCACCCTCCGCTCCTGTCTCCTCCTCTCACTCTCCTGCACCTTATTCGCAGGCTCGTTCCTCGCAAAGCCCCCTATGCCGCTCTTCTTCCCCGCGCCCTTCTTAATCTTGGCTTCTTCACCGAACCCGCCTGCGCTGCTCATCGCCGAGCCCGAAGACCCGGACATGAGTGTAGAATTGGTGGTTGCTCGTCGTAACAAGGCAGGCACCTTGAACGACGAGGATGTCTGCGTAGTAAATGCCATGCGGACGGTGGAACTTGCCGACGACGCATTTCGTTTAAGTGTGATTCTGTCCACGACGCCATGGTTCTGATTCTCCTTGTCGCTGCGTGAGTACTCCTCGTCTTCGCTGTCGGAACCGGCTTCCGTGGCGGGGATGATAGACCCGTGCGGCTCGTCGAGGAGATTGGAGAGCGTCTCGCGCACTTCTCCTATGTTGGAGGGCTTTTTGCCATTCTTAGTGCGGCGCGGGTTCGCTGGTGCTTGTGTATTTGACGGTAGCGGTTGCAGTTGTGTGGGCTGGCTGTCTGGAATGGTGGTAGCGGAAT
It encodes the following:
- a CDS encoding TAM domain methyltransferase (similar to Metarhizium acridum CQMa 102 XP_007810643.1), giving the protein MNDDDSTFGEAPSNASTSIRSSITRYEWKHNRRYHAYQAGAYPFPNDEREQDRLDMLHYAMTRLLDDRLFLAPIQPDGMRILDVGTGTGLWPIQMGDLYAGAAITGNDLSPIQPTWVPTNVNFLIDDVELDWIETNKYDYIHCRCMAASIKDWPRLLRQIHNALKPGGWVEFQDFTPHFDFEDGSVAADHPNHPIIQLFDALAQACAKTGRILDMVPYIRRWCTDAGFPTVDRHSFRVPVGKWPKDQRSKEIGSMMAVNLCDGVDGMTAVLLRDVLGWSAEEVEMLNASVRSSTRSDPKLICGFEVFLAQKSK